AGGGCTAAATCCCCTTCCACCCTCCCTTTGCTTAGTGTAATGCAAAGGGGGGCCAGTGTAATGCAAAGGGGGCATGGCCCCCCTGGCTATTGCAAATCTCCACTATAGGAATAGTAAATCTGTTACTATTCATCGATTTTAAGAGAAAATTAACACAACTGGCCCCCTTGATTAGTTGTTGAAGCTCCGCCACTAAGTACATACTTATGTAAGGATAGAGTTTTCTTTCTACGCCCATCTCCTAATCTGTACCGTGTTCCCCTAATCTTCCTCTCTTTCCCCTGCGCATCTTCTTCCATCCAGTGTCACGTAGAGCAGGGCTAAATCCCCTTCCACTCTCCCTCCTAGCCCATACACCGCGTGTGACATCTCGatccagggcttaataggattaataggatactcataccgacaagttgcaacttcttttccgaaaGCCGATCTCCAAAGAATTCTGAGGTTAAGCGttcttggcccggagaaatttagGGATGGGTGACCAACCGAGAAGTTCTTCtcaggtgcgcacgagtgaggacaaaataTGCAGAAAAGatttgtgttggtctgtgagggcagtctatgtcttagaaagctgccagatgtaaacGGGCCCGACCTCAGGGAGGCGGGCAGTCTATGTCTTagaaagctgccagatgtaagtgggcccggcctcggggaggcgggacgttatagaatggtatcagagccgactctcgtaGTTTTACTGGCAcatacgggcgtaagtgcgcgGACATGAGCACGTGCGCGTGGGGGCGCaaatgccaccggcatgtggacgggcgcgtggcggtcagtgcacgggcatctgggatgcgccgttggcactggacgcacggacgtggcacagggactGTTGGctctggacgcacggacgtggcacatgggccgttggcactagacgtacgggacgtggccaagagaggacgtttctggtttgggattgaccgacgagaaTGTCGGTCCCTAAAAGGGGTGAGTATGTGACATTCCGActcagggcttaataggattaataggatactcataccaacaagttgcaacttttgttccggaagccgatctccaaagaactccgaggttaagcatgCTTGGCCCAGAGAAATTTAGGGATGTGTAACcaaccgggaagttcttcctaGGTGCGCATGAGTGCACGAGTAAGAACAaggtgtgcagaaaagacttgtATTGATCTGTGAGGGTAGTCTATGTCTTGAAAAAcatcagatgtaagcgggcccgaccTCGAAGACGCGGGAAGTTACACCGCGTGAGCGAAAACCATCGCCACGGCCACGGTCCGGTGGATTGCGCAGACAAGACCCTGTGCCTTCCGCATTCGAGGTGGAGTGCTTCGTGGATCTGGAAAGGCCTCCCGCGCGGCTATAGCAGGAGTGGGCGATCATCAATTGCCTGATCAAGACGACCTTCGGCTGTGGGATGCATAGCTAGGAGGTGGTGCAGGGACTTACCCTCTACGCCCATCTCTGTATCCCCCCCTCCAGCGACCACCTCATCCAGATTGACGAGttctgcgggttcgttgcctcggCTTATGTGCTGACCACGGACAAGCGCTTCATCTTCTTATCCCTAGTTTTTGGCCTCAGGGAGCGTGGGGACCTCCATGATCCTTACCTACCACCCGAGTGTTCCGTCGCTTACACGGTGACGCCCCTCCAGATGATCCGTGGTGGCATCTGCGAGCGAGATAGTCATCTGGGCTTGCAGGCCGGTGCCCCAAACACGGGATCAAATGGAGCGGCAAATGGAGCGGTGTAAGAGGATGTTCTCCGTGTGGCCACAGGCTGCAGCTGCATGGAAGGTGCTGAGGCTAAACTTCCCGAAACAGTCGAACCAGAATTTGTTCAATGCTGATGTCATGTTTCCCTACGGGCGCAAGGCATTCTTGGTGGATCTCGAGCAGGGCCCCATGCACTGCGACTGGCACCTAGCCGACAAGCTGCGGTTGTAGATTTTAGCTTCATTAGCCTACTGCCGCGGTGCTCGTCTGACGAGAGGTGGATGAAACACAAGTTTGAGATATCTGACATGTTTTCCATGACAAGAGACAGGATGATGGTATACGTCAATGGCTCCATTAAGTTCATGTGAATTGATCATTTTTGTGCACTCGCAATGTCAACATCTCTGCGTGGGACCTTGGTCTTGCTACAAAACTGTAGACGAATTACAAGACCTTATTAACCAAGGAGCTTCGGAGGTTGTGGAGCTTCAAGGCAGATAACTTGCCAGAGATGTAGCCTAGGTTTCCCATTCTGATGGCAGATTGTAGTCTCTGCCTTCTGATCCGCAACAAGCCTAAGAGAAGGAAGGATCCTCCATAAGATTACATCTGTAACATTGAGTTTCCCAACTTAAAAGTCTGTTGGTGGGGACGCCTAAGCCAATATCATGCCTCTGAGCATCCTGTCATTTTGCCTCTTGATTTCTTTAAGCTGCTCAATCCGCTCACTCTACCCCAAAGAAATTTGAGGGGCATCTTCACCTAGTAGTGACCAACTAGAAGTAAAGTCTTGCGCCATCTGCTTGTTACAAATTTTACCACTACACTGCTTTGTTTGATTGAATTGTTCAGTATATATATGCTTCCTGGATTCATGAaatcttatttctatttctCTAGCTAGGTGGATTTTTTCCTTTTACAATTCTCTAGCTTAAAAGACATATGCCTATCACTGTTCTAAgtttgttcttctttgtttcTTTGTTCGGCAACGAATGATGAATTGGAGTTAGGTGAATTGGAGTCAGGATATCCTTCTGGTTGTGGATCTAGATGGGGACTCAACTCTCTATTCGCCATAACTTAGTACAACACAAGATTCTTGCATTTTTTATGTGGCTACCATACCATGACACTAGTACACTATATGACAATTTTGTAATTTCCtacttgagacctcttatgTCATGGTATGGCAACAGGGGAGGGGAACCTCTATTTTTAGGACTCCATGGCTTATAATGGTTTTGCCATGTGTCTATATTCTACACATATCTAGCTATAAAATTTTCTCGTATttatctaaccatacaaatatctagTTTTTAGAGTATTTCGCATTTTACCATGAAGCATGGTAATCATGGTTCATGTATACTGTCGATTCGTAAATAGCCGGCAGCTAAATCTACTCGCTGGCTAGATTTAGTACCATCAATGACGTTATTCCGCTTGACGTTGATGCGGCCTTACACAAGAACACCGACTCATCGCCATGTTTGGTTTCCACGAAAAAAAATTGGCAAAAagagaatcttgcatgcatgaagtattaaatgaagtctatttgcaaaaaaatttcacagATAAGTGCAACTTTGCgagccgaatctaatgagtctaattaatccataattagatacagtaatgctacagtaacaataCTCTAATCATCTTCCGatcatgcggtcaaaagcctcattagtTACAGTATTGATATAGTAACCATGGTTATGAAGGTGCTtctgtaattagacttcatttaatacctctaattagtggtcaaagttgtgAAAAGTTTTCGCGTAATTTTTTCGCTCTAAACCAAACAGAGAGAAGCATCAGCCCctatttagtttccaaaaaaaatccataaagtacccgtcacatcgaatctttaaacacatacatggagcattaaatgcagttgaaaaaaataactaattacacagtctaactgattagcacgagatgaatcttttaagcctaattagtctatgattagatattatttgtcaaataacaacaaaatatgctacaatatcaaaactcaaactttttcaccaactaaacacaccctgaccTATCCCATCGGCCTGAACTCTTTATTCGTCTGACCAAAATTGCAGTATCGTCCCTCAAAAAAAATTGCAGTATCGCATTTAGGGCTAACCGGCTAAGGCTCGCTGGTTGCTCGATCTTGTGCCCTTACTCAAATTATGCCTTGCACTGCATGATGTTGCCTGATGGTGGTGGCAATGCAATTGTGTGGGTGCAATGCAGCTGCATCCCCAGCCTGCACTGCGTGTAGTACCATATTGTATTGAAAATATGAGGTCCTAAAAGTTTGATAGCAAATGGTCAGTCCTAAGCTAATGGAGGAAGCAGGGGGTATAAAATCAATACTTGATAATGGACAATGCAATTTGATAATTTGATAATCAGTCCTAAGCTAATAGAGGAAGCTGGCATAATATTAGTAATTGAACTTTTTCACTCTGAAGTCAATTCTCTGAGCATTCAGCGATGATATTTCTTAACAAAACTGACTGGGCCAACACTTACATTATTAACAGGGAAATCCTTTTATCAAActtattctttcctttttttccatCATTGTTGCCAGAGCATCTACTACAAGGTtgaaaagtgatgggttgtttcTTCTCTGATAGCCCAGGTTGGCCCGCGTGCGCGTCGCACTGCTGCTACAGAAACCCAACGCCCAGCTCCCGCGCCCTCATTCCTTCTCCTACCACTGCAACGCTAAATAACCGATGCGCGTCGTGCTTCTGCTACAAAAAACCCAACACCCAGCTTCTCCTGCCCCCATCCCCTCTCTCCGCTTCAATTCTAAACCCTAGCCGCTGCCGATGACCACGCTGGTGCGCGACGAGATCTGTGAACCTGTGGATCTTGTCGTGAGAACAGGGAGGAGGGTTTTCGCCGCCGTCAAGATTTCGACCACTGTCAAATTCCCACCGCTGTCGTCTTCTCGGTGAGCTTCATCGCCTTCAACCTCCTGTTTCCCTTTATCTTCGTCCAAGCACAGTGACAAGTTCCTAACCTTGCTCTTTACACAGGGACGCCGGAACCCCACCTCGACGTCATCCATCCACCGCGGGAACCATATgagttagatattttgtagAAAGTGTGTAGAAGATGGACACATGGCAAAACCCTATGAGCCATGGAGTCCTATAAATAGAGgtgctcccctcccctcttgTCATACTATGGCATAAGAGGTCAGTAGAAGATGGCAATATTGTCATGTAGAGTATTAGTGTTATGGTGGGGTAGCCACATAAATAGTTTAAAAATCTTGTGTTGTACTAAATTATAGTAAACAAAAATAGAGTCGGTCTCCCATACTGGTATCTAGGTGAAGGTCTTCTTGGTATAGTGTGAGTATAGGGTCCGCGAAAGAAGTGGTATCACACTACTTTGGTATCACTTCTCGAAAGTTGGTGTCAAGTTAgagatacatatttctcgctaTAACATTGATGTCTACTAGTATCTCCTCACATTAGAATGAATTTGTGTAAACTGTTTTGAATAAGGAAACTTTTTGGTGTTTTAATGATCACAATGATACTGTTCGTCTGTTTGGATCCTCAGGACTAACAGATATATGTTATATGTGTACGAGAATGACTGAATTTCATGATCCCTCGGATATCGCAATCACTGTGGGAAGGTCTATATGTGTAGGAGAATGACTGAATTTCGTGATCCCCCGGATATCGCAATCACTGTGGGGAGGTCCCTTTAACCTTTTAGCCACATAGAGAAACAAGCTAGGGATATCTTTGCACAACACCCGCACGAAGAAAACTTCTTGCAGGAGAGCCTTGCAGTCAAGCTTGCAAACTTTGTCCAATTGAAAGCATTGAGTCCGCATCCTTTGCTTGAGTTGCAAACCAATGAAAAAGCGTCATTAAGATGGGTACACTGCTCAATTCGGGCTGAAGGAAATAATAATTAAATAAGGCTCTTAATTAGGAACGACAATGTCAATGTTGAGGCTTTGCCAATCAGCACAAGGTCTATGAGATCACAGAACCAGCACTTACCAAAGGTACCAGTGTACCCGTGCGTTCGGTAATGCTTCCACTGGATTACAAGTGTGTGCTAGTGGATTGGAACGTCAAGTACAACTCTTTGTTTGGATGCGAGGATAACGATGACCTTGAAGATGAACTTTAGAAAATCGCAAATGACCTAGATTTTGTATTTGAAGCAGTGTGTTTTCTGTTCAGCTATGTTCACACGGAGGGCGGTGGCAGTGAAGAAAAGGCCAAGTAGAAGGTAGGAGCCATCATCTTCATGATGTGTAAAATTTTGAGGATAAAGTTAAGATCTAACTCTTCTGATCACTTGACTGGTCACTTGACTGGTAATTCATGCGTTGCGATCGGAGATGGTCTAACATACAATGACTCAAGATTTATACTAGTTCATACAATCAAACCCTACGTCCAGTTGGGGGTAGGTCGGATGTTTTGCTCGAGCTAGGTGGTCGTGAGGTTTTGAGGGTTACAAGCTCGCGAGTGTAGAGTGGATGATGAATGTCTTCGATCCGGTCCTAGATGGCTGAGCCTCCTTTTTGTAGTCTAAAGGGGCCTCCTTACGGGGGAATAAAAgtagtgagagagagagaggttccTTACCCCGTTGATCGGACCGCCAACTCTATCTGTGGGGGTCTCGGGCATCCGCTGCTCATGTCCTGCGTCGCGGAGTGGCCATCCTGTTTTGTGTACGATGTGCTGCGCCCGTCGGAATGGTAGATGTGCGCCGATAGGTATGGTACGGCAGTCACGCTCCGTTCACAGTGTCACGATGGAGCCGTGTCCGCCGCGTCAAGATGATGATGTTATGTTAAGTCTACTCACAAGAACGGTCACGTGAAACAGTGCCCCCTGCTGCAGCAGCGAGTGGATGGAGTGGTTAACCCATACGTCAAGTTGACTCCCGTGTGCACTCTTATCTAGAACACCTCGCTCCCGAGGCCCATTAGTGCCCAGGGTCTGGGTGGCCTCGGCCTTGCCGATCAGGGATAGCGGCACATGTATGAAAGAGCTCGATCAGCATCCTCAATCAGAATCATGGTATGGATCCAATCCCCGATTTGTCTCATTGGTTGAGCACACAAGTTATACTTTTGCTGATCGGCCAGCCGGTCAGTCGAGAACTCAGGATCATGGGACTGAGCGATCCGAACATAGTCGCAGCCCAAGAAGATGGGCGTTCGTTTCGGGTGTTATTTCGGGCTAGTCGGAATGTTAGCGAGAAGCGGTCCCAGGAGACCATGGGTCTTGGAACCCGTCACATGCTCTCTAATCTTAAGTTTCTCACAAGAACACATTGCTATTTTCAGCATATGTTAAACTATGTCGCTGAACCCGTCACATTGCTCGACGGCAGCCCCGGCGCGACGCGCGGCGGCAGCCTCGGCATGACGCACGCGGCGCTGGCGCTGACGATGGCCGTGGTGGTGGCCTCGGTGCGAGTCGTGAGGCCGCATCGCTGGCGACCGCGACGCGGGGCGAGGGGACCGCATGGTGGCGGCCTCGGCGCGGGACGAGGTGCCTGCGCAAGGCGGCAGCCTTGGCGCGCGCTGCAGCGACGGGTGACGTGTCTGAGGGACGGCGAGACGCCGTCATTCTACTTGGCTTCGGCGTGAGACAATTGTGGTGGACCGATGACTGCTGTGGGATGGTGTGCTGCCGTCCTTTTGTGGGGTGAAGTGGATGGCCGGCTTTTGCCGGAGCCGACGACAACGACGCTTCTGGGCGTCGTGGCCTTCGTTGGAAGTGTTGTCGATGGCACTATCTCTTCACCATGTGGATTTCTCAGGGGGAAACCTTGCCTGGATCTCTCTAGGCAAGCGATGGCGGCGTACTGCATCGTTTCATCGCTGGAGGCGTCGCTTCGGAGTTTTCACACCACTATGGTGGTTGTTGGTTCATGTGGAATGTTTCATCGCTTGTCGACATGATTTGCTTGGAGGGATGACGGTGCATGGGTTGTTTCAATGCATTTGAATGGATTGCTAGAGTGTGTGTGATAGAGATTGACTTAGTGCAGTTTATGCGACAAAAGATCACTAGAAAGCAGGTGACTGACAAGTAGGATAATTCTAACATCTATCTAAAGTTTTTAAGAAGACAGCAGATGTGGGGATTAGTTGCTGCATAAGGCTCAAGGCAAGATTGAAGCAAGAGCATGGAAGAAGCTTGAAGAAGCTTAGTCTTtcctagcttttttttttccttagtctctttcttttttgttcTCTTTGTTCCTCGTATTGAGGTGTAGAGTCTAAATACTCTTGTACCTTCTGCAGCCCCGTCGAAGGCCCCGGGCGACCTGGGCAACTGCACAGGGCCCCCCAAACGGAGTTAGGGCAAGGCCCAAGGCGCCCAGCTCTGGCCGCACGAGGACTACGCGAGGTCGCGAGCGAATCAGCACAGAATACGAACCGTCGAAGCATTCAAAGTCGGAACGTCGCGGCCACACAAATTGCGAAACCGATCGGCGATCGCTCCCTGCTAGCTAGGCGCTGCGCGTGAATCTGCCGTCGTCCGCGACGGCAACCGCGGCGGATGCTGGGACGGCAACCGTGCCGGCCGTGACGGCAACCATTGGCCCCGTGGGGACCGACCAGTGCCTGGCGCTGGCGGACATCACGCTCCACTCCATGGTAGGCAGGTTTaatgtttttatttttcaatcTCTTTTTCTTTGTTGATTTTTCTTTGTTGATTAGTTATGAAGTGTGGTTTTAAACTTTAAAGTTGATTtacttttatttatgtttattaaAAACAAGAATTCAGGAAGCATTTGTTTGTATCTTTATTGTTTTACCATTATCGTTTGATATATTTCAAAATAGTGTTTGAAATAATACACTCTAAAGTTACACAATTGCTTGAAAAAATATATTAGTTATATccaatatattatttttatatattttaggGCCTCATTTTACATTTCGCCCTGGGGCCTCGAATTCCTGGAGACGGCCCTGACCTTCTGGCTATGTGGCCGGATTAGTTCCTTTATGATTGTAGACATTCGCATGTGAATGTTCAAAACCAGGTAATtttcttaatctaaaaaaaatgtctCTCTATTTGTGTTGTGGTCCAATTGCCTGGTGATATGGTAAATTTTCTAGTTTCACCAAGTTAAATCGCCAGAGGACATAACTATAGATTTATGTAATTTCTTTGCCCCTTAAATACTAGGCCTCTGTAAATTTAACAGGTGCAGTGTTATGGCATCGTGAAACAAAATTTTGTTGAAGCTAATGTAGTTACTGAATTTGCCCTTTTTTGGAAACGTTCCCTGCATGGCAGCTTGATAGCTAAGTTTTACTCAATACATTTCCACAGATGTATAAACATTTTTTTCTCTCATTCCATTCACTTCTTTTATAAGAGAGACGCTGAGCATGCTTGCCATCAGGTTCATTAATATAAATAGGATTATGCATGTTGCCACTTAATTTCCACGTGTAAAACTAAATATATTTAGAGGTACAGTACAAGAGGTATCTGAAAACTAAATTATGCCATTTGTAAGAGCATTCTGCACATTTCCAGCTTGGATACACGTGCCGTTCTCCCGGATACTTCTGGAAGCTTCCAGCCGTTACAGCTGCCGCCACCACAGAAAACGGCGCGGATTTTACCGCCCCTCGTCTCCGCCGCCATCATAGCTTCTCAGCTCCATCTCCAAGGGTCGCCCTGGAGCTTGATCTCCCGCCGCAACAGGTCCTGCAGCTCacagacctcgccgccgccatccaccgcgcagcggcggccgctACCGTGCTCTCCACGCCCTCTCCGTCCTcccacgccggcgccgcggtgGCCGCCCTCCGCGACGCCCACGCCGCCATCGGTTCCTTCCTCTCCAGACTCGACGCGGCCGCCGCGTTGTCCTGCGACGATCAGCCCATGGCGGAGGGCGGCCAGGTGCCGGCGGAAGACGGTGATGGGGAGCACATGGTCGGGGAAGTGGAGGAGGAGCTCCGGGACTTCGTCCTGCAGGGGAGCAAGAGGCGGAAGCGGCCCGTGCCGCCGTCGTGGCCCCTAGGACGCCGCAAGAGCGGCGGTTGCGAGGCcgcagaggccgccgccgcgccggagctGGACgtcgaggggcggcggcgcgcggccatggATCTACTGCTACAGTTCCATGCTTGATGCGTAGGAGTTGAGTTACTTTCGTGTTTCGACGCAATACTTTATTGTCTAAATTAACGATTTGATGGTAAAATCGTGAGAATTGCCATTCTGGGTATTTTTATCCAGAAATCATCAAGGGCAAGTTGGAGTTGGTGTCAAATACGATGATGAGATTGGAATGAACTATAACGAGAAAACGACCAAATGTATTCGGAATTTCAGATTTGGCCAACGGCTAATTCTAGATACAGCTTTAGGTAGGTTGTGGAAAGAAATTGATGGTTGATTAAAAAGCGTGTTTTGTGATGCTACTAAACATATAGAAGCACTAATGGAAACTGAGCTGTGACATCTAAGAACTGCTACTCTGCTAGGCTGCTTGCATCTCTGCCTTTTTGGGGAGGATATGTAATTTAGTGTATCAACGAAATTTAGACAACTTTGTCCACAGTTTTCGTACAGCAAAGAACTAAAATCAGAAGATCATGTGCAGTTGTTTTGAAAGTGGCTGAGGTTTGTCTGGAATAACGAGACACGGAGTTAGTGGCCTCAGTAGGTATTTTATTTGGTGCTCCTTGGCAGGCCAGTAATCTAGAGTGTTGACAGTGAAATTCCTGAAGATCATAGTAAACACTGGGAGTACAAGCACACAAGTATTGGCCTGTGTTTTAACTAATATTCGTTTGACTTGATACTACGGATTCTTGATTTTAAATTTCCCTATCCATGAGTATCGACATTCCATACACTAGATATATTTCCTTTGAATGCTTAGCACTGAATAAACCTAATTTCCCATTCGAGAGCTCTTCTGTTGAAGTGTTACTATTTTTTTTGGCCGAGGCTCTATGCTCATCTGCTGCTACTTGGGAGTCTTGGATGTGATCCTTGCACGAGTAATATTTTCCTATTCTTTTTCATCTGAATATCATTTATTACTTCTCCGAGGATCGCTTCTCCTGCTAATTCACTCTAGTGATTTTCAGGAATGGGTTTACAAGCGCCTGCCAATCGTTGCTTGCTGCCAGGAGCAATGGTTTTCGACAATGTTTGTGGGTCATCCTGTTCTTCAGAGATGCAGGCAATCACACAGAGTACACAGTACGGGCGGTTGGGGATTGGGCTGAAGAAAGCGAGATGCCATTTCAACCGAATCGTTTTCATAGTGAGACTAGAGATTTTAGGAAGTTTTAACCAATAATGGGCCTGACCATCTTTCCTCCTTGCTCTCAGTTCAGCTATACCTGCACTGTTTATTCAGTaggcttttcaaaaaaaaaaactgtttattcagcagcagcagtataACACTTCTGAATAGAGTGACAGTTGCTTGCTCAACTTGTTATGTCATTGCAATTGGTTTTGCACAATGATCCAGTTGTCCACCACAGAATTGATTCTAAAGTCGGGTGAAAAAGAGCTGATTCGCATAGGGAATTAGGTAGGGTTAATTGGATTTATGGCACTACAATTATTCAAGTTCAGAGATCTACTATTACTATTCGTCATATTGCAAATATATCATTGCGATTTCACAATTCTTTAACTTGCACCACTGCTTACTCCTAAAATTTGtggaccaaaatacccctatCTTGCACAATTCTTTAACTTGCACCACTGCTTACTCCTAAAATTTGtggaccaaaatacccctatCTTGCTTACTCCTAAAATTTGtggaccaaaatacccctatCTTGTCTCCTCTGTTCTCTTCCATGGCTCCTCTAACATGCTGGCCGCCTCTACCCACACGGGGCCTGCCCTCCACCTCCACACGTGGTTAAGCTGGGGGCCTGGGGCGCCGAGCTCGACCACGACGGCGTCCGAGCCGGAGCGCCGCCCACACGACAGGCCGGCGGCCTAGCTGGACCGAGACGCATGTCCGTGCGGGGCCGAGCCAGAACACCGCCCTCGCGAGAGGCCGGCAGCGCCAAGGCGCGACTGACGGGTAGCCGAGCCGGACTGTCACCCTGCTCCAGCACCAGCTAATAATATTTTCCTATCGTACTACTCCAGCAGCAACCTCCAGCCACCAATCAACCAAcattatttttctttcacaccacccacccaccaacaacaacaacaactccAGCACCAGCGCAGCGCCGCTCGCACGCGACACGCCGGGAGGTGGGCGAGCGGTGGAAGCGTGGGGCCAAATCGAGCACCAAAACATGCCGTGTCGGAGGATAGCTTGCTCGCGAGATACGCTGGACGAGCACAGATACGAACTCACCGCCACCATATCAAGGTCTGTAGCTGTCGAATCGAGTCTTCCGCCGTCGAATTGGCTTGTGCTGCCGCCAAATCGGTGCCTGCCGTGGCTGAACCGGACTACGACGTAGCCGAATCACG
This sequence is a window from Panicum virgatum strain AP13 chromosome 7K, P.virgatum_v5, whole genome shotgun sequence. Protein-coding genes within it:
- the LOC120640246 gene encoding uncharacterized protein LOC120640246 — protein: MTTLVRDEICEPVDLVHMLNYVAEPVTLLDGSPGATRGGSLGMTHAALALTMAVVVASALRVNLPSSATATAADAGTATVPAVTATIGPVGTDQCLALADITLHSMLGYTCRSPGYFWKLPAVTAAATTENGADFTAPRLRRHHSFSAPSPRVALELDLPPQQVLQLTDLAAAIHRAAAAATVLSTPSPSSHAGAAVAALRDAHAAIGSFLSRLDAAAALSCDDQPMAEGGQVPAEDGDGEHMVGEVEEELRDFVLQGSKRRKRPVPPSWPLGRRKSGGCEAAEAAAAPELDVEGRRRAAMDLLLQFHA